ATCGCATTCAAAGTACATGCGTAGCGGGGACGTTGCGGATCAAATTGCAGAGGCATTCGATGGATGGCTATCGAACAGCGCGGCCTAACCCGTCATTGCAGCGGACCGCCTTCGGCGGCCGCTGAATTTCAACGTTAAACCTCAAGAGGGCATCGTGCCGCTTACTACCACCGGAATCGCAATCCAGATCCTCGCCAGCATTCGTGCCCATCGCGAGAACCTGGAAAACTGCACCACCAACGACTGCAAGGTCGTCGTGAACTATTTGATTCGGAAGTTTTCGGAGCCGCTCGGTCGGGTGAACGAGAGCCAGGTGAAGATGTCGGCAAGCGTTGCCGCCGGAGAAGGTGGGAACACAGTGCGAGACCATGCAGTACCGGTGATCATCTTGCTGGAGGAACTTCTCCAGTGGCCCGACACACATGTAAAGGTAACGCTCGAGAACGCGAGCCGAGTCGAGGAATTTCTCCGCAAGTCCTTACTGATTGTCGAGGTGACTCGCAATGAAGATCTTGTCCTGTGCAATCGTGGCTATCAGCGCGCGATGCCTCCATGTTGGAGCAATAGCGACCATGCGTGGTTTCAAGACCCTCTTGCTCGCTACAAGGAGTGCGGAATTGAGGTTTAACTGGTCACCCGACTCGGCCACGCAACATCAAAAGGCCGCTTCGCGCCATGCGTTGCGTGCCGGTCAGCTTCGACGTTGAACGACTGCTATCGAGAAGATCGAATGACCGGAGTCAGTCTTGACCTGCCCCTTGGCACACACGCTCGGATGACCGGAGTTGGCCGCAAACCGTCATTTGCTGATAATCGACAATGTTCGATTATCGATAGTCAGCGAAAAACGGGTTTGCGATTGTCTGCTTTCGGCCCATAGCGGATACGGCCTTCATGACGCGTGCTTCGTCTTGAACTCCGGATAGAGCTGACACATTGCAGAGAAGCGGGAGAAGTCATCGCTCAACCTCATGGCTTCGTGTGTCTGCTCAACCAATCTGGTGAACGTGATACTGCGCAGCTCGCCCGATTCTTTGTGGTAACGCAGCATCTCGAATGAGCTGCCGCTCGGCGCGTCGTCGGGCGCGCCGACCAATGCCAACGTCCCATGAGCGATGTGGTTCCGCGTGTCGTTAACTGGCAAGGTGCGCACAAGAAGCTGCTTCAGATCGTCCATCGCGGGGGAAGCCGGTACCTGCTTGATCTTCTCCGTCATTGAAGTGATGCGTGCAGAGAATGTCTATTGAAGCCAATTCGCGGAAATCTGCTCTCTGAAAACATCCGTGCGGATGTGACCAAAAACCCAATCAACTTCATTCAAAGAAAAGATTAGCCGTCCAATGTGGTTGGCCCACACTTGACGATCACTGCCGTTTGCCGTGTGTACCATCGTATCCCTCAAAAAATGCACAGTTCCATAACTGGTTTCTATTTGCAGGCATTGTGTAGTATGGGAATCTAAGGAATGAACGCTTGCACTTCAGAGCGGTTATTGGACTCAGGATTTCCAAAAGCCGCAAAGGGTCGTCAAGACGGCGCCGACTCACGACGTTAGCCAGAGGTAGGTTGGAGCCGGTTGGCACATGACGCACAATTGGTGGCAAGAGCAACAATTAGGCGTCGCTCGGCGGCCGCCTCCCAGGGAGAGAGAAATGCAGGTTCTAAGTTCTAGGACTGGCGGGCAGTGGCGAGCCCCAGTTCCTCCAGCACCACCCGGTGTTGGCGCGCCTGCTGCTGCCAGCGCAGCAGTTATAGCCGATGTTGGTGAGGACCCCGCGGCAGCCGAAGCTAAAAGGGCGCTGTCAGATGTCCTCCGCTGCAACAACCTAGTGGTGCTGTCAGGTCTGGGGACCTCTCTTTGCGTGCTCCCACACACGGCAGGTGGGCTCAAGGCCCCGACTATGGCTGACCTATGGAATCAGGCCGAGGCCGCGCAGAATGCCCCGGTTCCGACCGGTACCGCGGCTCGGAAGTCTTTCGCTGAAGTGTTGCAGGTCGTTGGTCATCCCGTCGAAAAGAAGGACATTGAAGCGCTTTTGTCGAGGTGTCGTCTTGCTGAATCGTTCTTGACCGGGGCAGACAAGAGTGAGGTCGCTCGGTTTATTGAGACCGCAGAAGCGGTGATTTCGATAGCAACTAATTTTGTCTTCATGGACCATCCTTTGCCCGTGCACTCGGAGTTCTTGCGGCGTACAGCGAGGCGCCCCAATCGTAAGGCGAGGGCAAAGATATTCACGACCAACTACGACCGTTGCTTTGAGGAGGCAGGACGTCAAGGGCGGTACATCGTTGTCGATGGCTTCTCGCATACATGGCCGCCTACGTTTGATGCAGTTCACTTTACATATGACACGGTCCGCCGCCTTAAGGAGAATGACACTCAGGAACTCATCCCCAACGTGTTCCACCTGTACAAGCTTCATGGCTCTATCGACTGGCAACGTCACGCAGAGTCCGGTGAAATTACAAAGTGGGCGCCGGGAAAGCCACTGCTTATCTACCCGCGGAACTCCAAGTATGAGCTGGCGTTTGAGCAGCCGTATCTTGAAATGATCAGTGCATTCCAAGCGGCATTGCGCGAGCCGAACACCGGCCTTTTGGTGATTGGATTTGGGTTTAACGACAACCATCTCGCTGAGCCCATCATGTCGGCAGTTCGTTCCAACCTCAGCTTGAAGGTGGTGGTTGTCAGTCCAGGTTTGGCCCCATGGACTGCGAATGGTCAGGCCGGTCCAGGAGAGTGCGGGATGAACAAGTACCTTGGGAAGCTACGAGACCTCGCCCTTGCGGGCGACGCTCGCATCACATTGCTGAACTGTGGCTTCGAGCAGATGATTCCACTGGTGCCAGACCTTGCCGCAGAGACTGACCTTGAGCAGCATGTGGCTAGACTTCGGAGCATTGGGGCCGCATGAGCAAGCTTGCCATCTCACCTTTTGATCAAAGCCGATATGTCGGTTCGGTCTGTACAGTTCGACCAGCCTTGGTTGAAGTAAATCTGCCTCTGTCACCGCGTCCGGGGAGTAGCCACTTTGCCGGGTATCCGTTGCCGCGGGGCCAGGTTGGTGAGTTTGTTGTCATTGAAGGTGAAGAACATGCAGTACTCGGGCGCGTGATTGAAACTCGTTTGCCCGAGCGTGACCGACTCACTGTGGAGCCTACGTCCAATAGTGAGGTGGCGCCCAATCCGTTAGGGGTCGTGCAACTGCTGACGGCCATTGACCTGGAATCTGGCCGAGCGCTTAAGGGGGTTCCAGTTTCGCCTCGGATTGGTCAACACGTTTTTTCCGCCCACCCGCTCATCGTCAAACAGGTGGTGGAGTCGAGTTCAACTGCAGAGGACCGGCGTATTCAGTTGGCGACATTTCCTCACGCGAGGGATACTTCTGTCTCCATGCCCCCAAGCTACCTCTTTGGAAGGCACTGTGCGATTCTTGGCGCCACTGGCGGTGGAAAAAGTTGGACATTGGCGCATCTGGTGGAAGAGATAGTGCGCCTACGAGGCAAAGCGATTCTCTTCGATGCAACCGGTGAGTTTGCGACACAAGATGCACCCGGCGTCGTGCACGTTCATCTCGGTGGGCGGAAAGCCAATCAAGCGGACCCACGACGTTTTCTGAGCTTCCCATATTGGCAGCTCACGGAGTCAGACCTCTTCGTCCTGTTGCGCCCGAGCCCCGGGGTGCAGGCTCCAAAGCTCAAGGAGGCGTTGCGTAGTTTAAAGGTCGCGACACTCATGCCGGCATTGGCGCAGCAGGGGGTGATTCGCAAACAAGGTCAGCCGCGTTTTCCATTTGAGCAAGCTTGCATTCAGCATGCGTCTGCTTTGGCGCGGCCAGGCCAATGGTTTGACATATCCCTGCTTGCGCATCAGGTGTGGGAAGAGTGCGTATACCCAAACGGGTTTGGCGCCGCTGCGACCACCAACTGGGGCGGGCCTACTCCTAACGAACAGTCAGCTTGCGTGACGCTGCTCACGCGAATTGAAAGCGAGCTTGCCTCGCCAAGCTTGGAGTGCTTGTTCTCGCCGGCCGGCCTAGAGTCACTCCCAGATGTCCTGACAGCATTTCTTGCGGACCCTGAGCAACGAGTGCTAAGAATTAGCCTCGAATTCTTGTCCTTTGAAAACAACGCTCGTGAGATTGTTGCAAATGCGGTTGGGCGATACCTATTGGGGCTCGCTCGGGAGGGGGAGTTCGCTGCCATGCCTCTTGTAGTCATGCTCGATGAGGCTCATCAGTTCTTAGACAAGTCAATTGGGGACGAGTTCTCCCGAACGGACCTAGATGCCTTCGGCCTCATTGCAAAGGAGGGGCGGAAGTACTCATTGACCTGCGTGTTGGCGACCCAGCGGCCTCGGGACGTTCCCGAAGACGTATTGAGCCAGATGGGCATGTTTATTGTTCACCGTTTGATTAACGAGCGGGACAGAAACGTTGTCGAGAAGGCATGTGGCGACCTTGATGCATCGGCCGCTTCGTTCTTGCCAACTTTAGGGCAAGGAGAAGCGATGGTGGTGGGCGTAGATTCACCGATGCCGCTGCCAGTGATGATTCGGAAGCCACGGCGCCCTCCTTCTTCGCATTCGGCAAACTACGAAGCGCTCTGGGGTTGACAGGCGGGCACCATGCTCATGGGAGCCTGAAGAGAAGGTCCTCGACGTAGTACTGAAAGTTGTCCGAGTTGTTGCGGGCCTTGCTCGGGTCGGTCAAAGCCAGCGCTTTGGCTTTCGAGGTTCCGTACACCTCTTCCTTCAAGCCCACGCCAGCGAGATGGGTCAACTCGTGAATTAAGGTGCCCATCTGAGAGTCGGCTCCGGTCACCTTGAGTCTGAAGAAGTCCGGCGTCAGGTAAATCGAATCCGGGGCCGCCTTGTGAACAGCAGCAAGATCACCTTGCCCCCACTTGAAGGCTAGATCGTTGCTGACAGGACACCAGAACTGGGAGAACGCGGCCGATCCGAGAGAGCTTGCATAGACCTTCTGGACATTTTCGGCGGTGTCGCTTCCTAAGCCGCCGAACCATTTTTGCAGTCGGTCTACGTCGGTTTGCGAAGGCGCTTTCAGGCTTGCGATGGCTCGCTGGACGCCGCTCCTGGCGTCGGCCAGCGCCCTATCGGCTGCCTTCTGCTGATCAGGCAGGCACGCCTTCTTGTGTTCGTCTGGATCAGCCGCTAGCGCAGGACTGCAGAGAACCATGACCAGTAAGGCTGCACCAATCGCAGCGCGCCACAAACCGTTCATGGGAACCTCCTCAATCGCAGCGAACCTTCATAAGAACGATCCCGGCTTCCACTTTCACAAAATACACAAGCCGTCGATGCGGGCATCGTCGATGCCGAATATCACTTCTTGCCACCGCACCTATAAAGGACAGTCACCGAGTGGCACTGCACCAGGACCGGTAGTGACGTTCACAGGGATCACTTGGGATGTATTTGGTCCTCTCCGGGTTGACCACGACAGCAGTAGAAGGATCTTTGGCGAAGTTCCGTTCAGGCCCTGACTCGACGCTCAATGCGCCCACCCATTGCTCAAGAGTTATCGGATTTACGCACATAGGATGCTGAGCAGTCTCTTTGCAGAACGTCGCGGCCAATGGCCACAGTCGTCGGCTGACGACCCATTGTCGGTATGCTCTATCGCGTACAGCTTTATCGGCACCATCCTTCTTATCCGCCATCGCGGCCCTCGCCACCAATGCGCAATTCACCCCAACGTTTTGCAAGAGGGTGTCACAGAGAATCTTGACTTGATGTGCCTCGTCGTTGACGTCATCCTTGGCCAGTCGACGCATCGGCGCGAGTGCGAGAAGTTGGTAGTACATGCCGAAGATCGAGGAGGCCGTTGGCAGGGCCGCGTTTGCTGAAGGTTGCCGCAGCGTCTGCAACTCCGCGCCTGTACCCGATGCTGACGCGGCCTTTTGAATTGCTGCTGCCGGCAACATCAGCGCGAGCGTCTTGCTAACTTCGTTGGGTTCGAGCGGCGCGAACGACTTCGGGCAGTACGCCTTCAGTTTTGCCACGTCAGTCAAAGTGTCACGGTCGCACGCGGCGTCACGGGCGCATTGCAGAACGAAATCTTCAGTACATGTAGAGGCGGCATAGAGTGCTGAGCCCCATCGCGCAGCATCCTTGTTCGTGTCTGGAAGAAATGGAAAATAATACCGCGTTGGTTGTACCGCCGCGTCCGCATAGAGTTGCGCGAGTTCTCTCAGGCGTTGAGCATGACCCGTATAGATATCAAGATCCCAATCTGACATTCCAACAGCCAACAGGTCCTTTGGCCAAGTTGGTAAGGATTGATACGGAACGAGGATCAACGTATAAGGAACGCTGAGATCCTTTGCAAACGTCGGAAACTCCATGATCTTCTTCAATACTGCATCTGCGTCGAGAGCCACGTTCAGAAAGCCGCCTTCCTGCATGGAGATGTTCTTGGTGCTCTTCTGCTCCAGCGACTTCTTGAGTTCTCCACTCACAGAACCGCTTGCACTAAATGCTCCCGCACCGCCTGATGCTTGAGCACTGAACGATTCCTTGAGGCTTTCGAGAGATTGCTC
The nucleotide sequence above comes from Polaromonas sp. JS666. Encoded proteins:
- a CDS encoding ATP-binding protein, which translates into the protein MSKLAISPFDQSRYVGSVCTVRPALVEVNLPLSPRPGSSHFAGYPLPRGQVGEFVVIEGEEHAVLGRVIETRLPERDRLTVEPTSNSEVAPNPLGVVQLLTAIDLESGRALKGVPVSPRIGQHVFSAHPLIVKQVVESSSTAEDRRIQLATFPHARDTSVSMPPSYLFGRHCAILGATGGGKSWTLAHLVEEIVRLRGKAILFDATGEFATQDAPGVVHVHLGGRKANQADPRRFLSFPYWQLTESDLFVLLRPSPGVQAPKLKEALRSLKVATLMPALAQQGVIRKQGQPRFPFEQACIQHASALARPGQWFDISLLAHQVWEECVYPNGFGAAATTNWGGPTPNEQSACVTLLTRIESELASPSLECLFSPAGLESLPDVLTAFLADPEQRVLRISLEFLSFENNAREIVANAVGRYLLGLAREGEFAAMPLVVMLDEAHQFLDKSIGDEFSRTDLDAFGLIAKEGRKYSLTCVLATQRPRDVPEDVLSQMGMFIVHRLINERDRNVVEKACGDLDASAASFLPTLGQGEAMVVGVDSPMPLPVMIRKPRRPPSSHSANYEALWG
- a CDS encoding M35 family metallo-endopeptidase yields the protein MNGLWRAAIGAALLVMVLCSPALAADPDEHKKACLPDQQKAADRALADARSGVQRAIASLKAPSQTDVDRLQKWFGGLGSDTAENVQKVYASSLGSAAFSQFWCPVSNDLAFKWGQGDLAAVHKAAPDSIYLTPDFFRLKVTGADSQMGTLIHELTHLAGVGLKEEVYGTSKAKALALTDPSKARNNSDNFQYYVEDLLFRLP
- a CDS encoding SIR2 family protein, whose amino-acid sequence is MADLWNQAEAAQNAPVPTGTAARKSFAEVLQVVGHPVEKKDIEALLSRCRLAESFLTGADKSEVARFIETAEAVISIATNFVFMDHPLPVHSEFLRRTARRPNRKARAKIFTTNYDRCFEEAGRQGRYIVVDGFSHTWPPTFDAVHFTYDTVRRLKENDTQELIPNVFHLYKLHGSIDWQRHAESGEITKWAPGKPLLIYPRNSKYELAFEQPYLEMISAFQAALREPNTGLLVIGFGFNDNHLAEPIMSAVRSNLSLKVVVVSPGLAPWTANGQAGPGECGMNKYLGKLRDLALAGDARITLLNCGFEQMIPLVPDLAAETDLEQHVARLRSIGAA